A stretch of the Medicago truncatula cultivar Jemalong A17 chromosome 5, MtrunA17r5.0-ANR, whole genome shotgun sequence genome encodes the following:
- the LOC11415784 gene encoding TORTIFOLIA1-like protein 4 isoform X1, translated as MSSRRHSLSGPPQLTATTPPNLRQRVITCLNKLSDRDTLAGATVELESIAKTLNHDTFSSFLSCIHNTDSSTKSPVRKQCVNLLTLLSKFHGDALSPFLSKMIATVLRRIHDPDTVVRSACVEAVAEMSLRITRPAFAVAFLRPFMEALTVEQDVNAQIGGALCLAAAVEAAPEVDVELLRRNTLPRLGKVLKTESCKAKAPVLVLIGSVVSVGGAASRGTMNWLVPYLVELLGSEDWTVRKASAEALGKVASVERDFATQHKVLCLESLQNRRFDKVKVVRETMNRVLDMWKEVKDVSENVSSPVKSACASVGTDDGNGRCGTRSSPVGSKFSQPKKMVPSNRSPPSTGSILSSGKRESPLNNNDKNSRMGMLHQQAHKKLSDEKLESPISKSSLSNMTKEDDIKRCDFEASKPAPNQNATNLRADVKRVFGNKMSDEKIRKFGGSKARVVPCYDDDDLETDVTVNNDNEICESPQDVEDLSLIRDQLVQIENQQSNLLDLLQRFIGTSQNGMNLLETRVYGLEMALDEISYDLAVSSGRIPNTDAIDDMCCKLPGTDFLSSKFWKKTDSRYTTSRLSFGSSASTNLVHNATDRNGSKEIFTTNSKRFQHRRDEGGSFMNPLAEIQSNLKGSSGQHSYKISKNFAQDAGSAQSNSSSRFDGISSTIEVLRNQNIRSSA; from the exons ATGTCCTCACGTCGCCACTCCCTCAGCGGCCCACCGCAACTCACCGCCACCACTCCTCCCAACCTCCGGCAACGCGTCATCACTTGCCTCAACAAACTCTCCGACCGCGACACACTCGCCGGCGCCACCGTCGAACTCGAATCCATCgctaaaaccctaaaccacGACACTTTCTCCTCTTTTCTCTCATGCATTCACAACACCGATTCCTCCACGAAATCACCGGTTCGTAAACAATGCGTTAACCTCTTAACTCTTCTTTCGAAGTTTCACGGTGACGCTCTTTCGCCATTTTTGTCGAAAATGATTGCTACTGTTCTTCGTCGCATTCATGATCCGGATACTGTTGTTAGATCTGCTTGTGTTGAAGCTGTGGCGGAAATGTCGTTAAGGATTACTCGACCGGCGTTTGCGGTTGCGTTTTTGAGGCCGTTTATGGAGGCGTTAACGGTAGAGCAAGATGTAAACGCGCAGATCGGAGGTGCGTTGTGTCTTGCGGCGGCGGTTGAGGCGGCGCCGGAGGTGGATGTGGAGTTGCTGCGTCGGAATACGCTTCCGAGGTTGGGGAAGGTTTTGAAGACGGAGTCGTGTAAGGCGAAGGCGCCGGTATTGGTGCTGATCGGAAGTGTGGTTTCCGTTGGTGGCGCGGCGAGTAGAGGAACGATGAATTGGTTGGTTCCGTATCTTGTTGAGTTGCTTGGAAGTGAGGATTGGACTGTGAGGAAAGCCTCGGCGGAGGCGTTGGGGAAGGTAGCGTCGGTAGAGAGAGATTTTGCGACGCAGCATAAGGTTCTGTGTTTGGAGTCGTTGCAAAATCGAAGGTTTGATAAG GTGAAAGTTGTTAGAGAGACTATGAATCGTGTATTGGATATGTGGAAGGAAGTAAAGGATGTGTCTGAAAATGTTTCTTCTCCTGTTAAGTCTGCATGTGCTTCAGTTG GTACAGATGACGGTAATGGTCGATGTGGGACCAGAAGTTCACCTGTTGGCTCTAAATTTTCTCAACCAAAGAAAATGGTCCCTTCAAACAGGTCCCCTCCATCTACTGGTTCAATTTTATCCTCTGGCAAAAGAGAGAGTCCTCTAAACAATAATGACAAGAATTCAAGAATGGGGATGTTGCATCAGCAGGCTCATAAGAAATTATCTGATGAAAAACTTGAATCTCCCATATCAAAGTCCTCTCTTTCAAATATGACTAAGGAAGATGATATTAAAAGGTGTGACTTTGAAGCTTCTAAGCCAGCCCCAAATCAGAATGCGACAAATTTGAGGGCTGATGTAAAGCGTGTTTTCGGTAACAAGATGTCTGACGAGAAAATCCGGAAGTTTGGTGGTTCAAAAGCTCGTGTAGTTCCATGTTATGATGATGACGACCTCGAGACAGATGTTACTGTCAACAATGATAATGAAATTTGTGAGAGCCCGCAAGATGTTGAGGATTTGTCTCTGATTCGGGACCAACTTGTTCAAATTGAAAACCAACAATCAAATCTATTAGACCTGCTCCAG AGATTTATTGGCACATCCCAAAATGGGATGAATTTGCTTGAGACACGCGTATATGGTCTAGAGATGGCCTTGGATGAAATATCTTATGATTTGGCAGTATCCAGTGGTCGGATTCCCAATACTGATGCCATAGACGACATGTGTTGCAAGCTACCTGGTACTGACTTTTTGAGTTCTAAATTCTGGAAGAAGACAGACAGTCGGTATACAACATCAAGGCTCTCTTTTGGAAGTTCAGCATCAACTAATCTTGTGCATAATGCAACTGATagaaatggaagcaaagaaatATTTACTACAAATAGCAAAAGATTTCAGCATCGTAGGGATGAGGGTGGAAGTTTTATGAACCCACTGGCAGAAATTCAAAGTAATTTGAAGGGGAGTTCAGGGCAACATTCgtataaaatctctaaaaactTTGCTCAAGATGCTGGGAGTGCACAAAGTAACAGTTCCAGCAGATTTGATGGCATTTCATCAACTATTGAAGTACTGAGGAACCAGAATATCAG ATCATCCGCGTAG
- the LOC11415784 gene encoding TORTIFOLIA1-like protein 4 isoform X2, with protein MSSRRHSLSGPPQLTATTPPNLRQRVITCLNKLSDRDTLAGATVELESIAKTLNHDTFSSFLSCIHNTDSSTKSPVRKQCVNLLTLLSKFHGDALSPFLSKMIATVLRRIHDPDTVVRSACVEAVAEMSLRITRPAFAVAFLRPFMEALTVEQDVNAQIGGALCLAAAVEAAPEVDVELLRRNTLPRLGKVLKTESCKAKAPVLVLIGSVVSVGGAASRGTMNWLVPYLVELLGSEDWTVRKASAEALGKVASVERDFATQHKVLCLESLQNRRFDKVKVVRETMNRVLDMWKEVKDVSENVSSPVKSACASVDDGNGRCGTRSSPVGSKFSQPKKMVPSNRSPPSTGSILSSGKRESPLNNNDKNSRMGMLHQQAHKKLSDEKLESPISKSSLSNMTKEDDIKRCDFEASKPAPNQNATNLRADVKRVFGNKMSDEKIRKFGGSKARVVPCYDDDDLETDVTVNNDNEICESPQDVEDLSLIRDQLVQIENQQSNLLDLLQRFIGTSQNGMNLLETRVYGLEMALDEISYDLAVSSGRIPNTDAIDDMCCKLPGTDFLSSKFWKKTDSRYTTSRLSFGSSASTNLVHNATDRNGSKEIFTTNSKRFQHRRDEGGSFMNPLAEIQSNLKGSSGQHSYKISKNFAQDAGSAQSNSSSRFDGISSTIEVLRNQNIRSSA; from the exons ATGTCCTCACGTCGCCACTCCCTCAGCGGCCCACCGCAACTCACCGCCACCACTCCTCCCAACCTCCGGCAACGCGTCATCACTTGCCTCAACAAACTCTCCGACCGCGACACACTCGCCGGCGCCACCGTCGAACTCGAATCCATCgctaaaaccctaaaccacGACACTTTCTCCTCTTTTCTCTCATGCATTCACAACACCGATTCCTCCACGAAATCACCGGTTCGTAAACAATGCGTTAACCTCTTAACTCTTCTTTCGAAGTTTCACGGTGACGCTCTTTCGCCATTTTTGTCGAAAATGATTGCTACTGTTCTTCGTCGCATTCATGATCCGGATACTGTTGTTAGATCTGCTTGTGTTGAAGCTGTGGCGGAAATGTCGTTAAGGATTACTCGACCGGCGTTTGCGGTTGCGTTTTTGAGGCCGTTTATGGAGGCGTTAACGGTAGAGCAAGATGTAAACGCGCAGATCGGAGGTGCGTTGTGTCTTGCGGCGGCGGTTGAGGCGGCGCCGGAGGTGGATGTGGAGTTGCTGCGTCGGAATACGCTTCCGAGGTTGGGGAAGGTTTTGAAGACGGAGTCGTGTAAGGCGAAGGCGCCGGTATTGGTGCTGATCGGAAGTGTGGTTTCCGTTGGTGGCGCGGCGAGTAGAGGAACGATGAATTGGTTGGTTCCGTATCTTGTTGAGTTGCTTGGAAGTGAGGATTGGACTGTGAGGAAAGCCTCGGCGGAGGCGTTGGGGAAGGTAGCGTCGGTAGAGAGAGATTTTGCGACGCAGCATAAGGTTCTGTGTTTGGAGTCGTTGCAAAATCGAAGGTTTGATAAG GTGAAAGTTGTTAGAGAGACTATGAATCGTGTATTGGATATGTGGAAGGAAGTAAAGGATGTGTCTGAAAATGTTTCTTCTCCTGTTAAGTCTGCATGTGCTTCAGTTG ATGACGGTAATGGTCGATGTGGGACCAGAAGTTCACCTGTTGGCTCTAAATTTTCTCAACCAAAGAAAATGGTCCCTTCAAACAGGTCCCCTCCATCTACTGGTTCAATTTTATCCTCTGGCAAAAGAGAGAGTCCTCTAAACAATAATGACAAGAATTCAAGAATGGGGATGTTGCATCAGCAGGCTCATAAGAAATTATCTGATGAAAAACTTGAATCTCCCATATCAAAGTCCTCTCTTTCAAATATGACTAAGGAAGATGATATTAAAAGGTGTGACTTTGAAGCTTCTAAGCCAGCCCCAAATCAGAATGCGACAAATTTGAGGGCTGATGTAAAGCGTGTTTTCGGTAACAAGATGTCTGACGAGAAAATCCGGAAGTTTGGTGGTTCAAAAGCTCGTGTAGTTCCATGTTATGATGATGACGACCTCGAGACAGATGTTACTGTCAACAATGATAATGAAATTTGTGAGAGCCCGCAAGATGTTGAGGATTTGTCTCTGATTCGGGACCAACTTGTTCAAATTGAAAACCAACAATCAAATCTATTAGACCTGCTCCAG AGATTTATTGGCACATCCCAAAATGGGATGAATTTGCTTGAGACACGCGTATATGGTCTAGAGATGGCCTTGGATGAAATATCTTATGATTTGGCAGTATCCAGTGGTCGGATTCCCAATACTGATGCCATAGACGACATGTGTTGCAAGCTACCTGGTACTGACTTTTTGAGTTCTAAATTCTGGAAGAAGACAGACAGTCGGTATACAACATCAAGGCTCTCTTTTGGAAGTTCAGCATCAACTAATCTTGTGCATAATGCAACTGATagaaatggaagcaaagaaatATTTACTACAAATAGCAAAAGATTTCAGCATCGTAGGGATGAGGGTGGAAGTTTTATGAACCCACTGGCAGAAATTCAAAGTAATTTGAAGGGGAGTTCAGGGCAACATTCgtataaaatctctaaaaactTTGCTCAAGATGCTGGGAGTGCACAAAGTAACAGTTCCAGCAGATTTGATGGCATTTCATCAACTATTGAAGTACTGAGGAACCAGAATATCAG ATCATCCGCGTAG